CTTTAGTAATAGAACTATTTATGGAAACCATAAGATAGGGCATATTATAATTGGAGTTACGCTAAGCACAAGAAATATATCTAAGGAGAATCTAATGGATCATCTAAAACCGGCTGCACAAATTGCACTAAAAGACTGCATGAATCTTCAAAAAGGAGAGAGGGTTCTCATTATAACTGATGAGCCTGCCCGAAATATCGGCTATGCACTCTGGGAAGGGGCAAAAGAGCTTGGGGCGGAGGCCATATTCACTGAGATCATAACTCCTAAATCAAATGGAGAAGAGCCGCCCGAGCCAGTGGCTGAGCTTATGAAGCTGGTAGACGTAATTCTCATACCCACTTCAAAGTCGCTTAGTCATACAGACTCTAGAAGAGAGGCGAGTAAGGCGGGGGTTAGGATCGCCACACTGCCGGGAATTACAGAGGATATGATGACAAGAACTTTAAATGCAGATTACAATGAAATAGCAAAGAAAAGTGACGCGCTCGCTGAAATAATCAGTAATTCCTCAAATATAAGAATTACAACAGAAAAAGGAACTGATATTAATCTTGCTGTAGAAGGTAGAGACGGCCATTCAGACACAGGGCTCAATCATAGCGCGGGGGATTTCAGCAACCTGCCTGCAGGAGAGGCCTATGTAGCGCCCATGGAAGGAAAATCTCAAGGCAATATAGTATTTGACGGGTCTATGGCGGGGGTTGGAATATTAGAGAATGAAGTTATAAATGTGAAGGTCGAAGATGGCTATGCGACTGAAATCACGGGAGGGGCTGCTGCAGATAGACTCTACTCGATAATGGAACCTTTTGGGAAAGAGGCATTTAACGTTGCAGAGCTTGGAATCGGAACGCATGACAAAGCATTAATTACAGGCGAAGTGCTTGAGGATGAGAAAGTAATAGGGACAGTCCACATTGCGTTTGGAGATAACAAGAGCATGGGCGGAACTATAAGGGTTGCAAGCCATTTAGACGGCGTTATAAAGGAGCCAACAGTAATTGCTGATGGAGACATGATTAT
The genomic region above belongs to Thermodesulfobacteriota bacterium and contains:
- a CDS encoding aminopeptidase; amino-acid sequence: FSNRTIYGNHKIGHIIIGVTLSTRNISKENLMDHLKPAAQIALKDCMNLQKGERVLIITDEPARNIGYALWEGAKELGAEAIFTEIITPKSNGEEPPEPVAELMKLVDVILIPTSKSLSHTDSRREASKAGVRIATLPGITEDMMTRTLNADYNEIAKKSDALAEIISNSSNIRITTEKGTDINLAVEGRDGHSDTGLNHSAGDFSNLPAGEAYVAPMEGKSQGNIVFDGSMAGVGILENEVINVKVEDGYATEITGGAAADRLYSIMEPFGKEAFNVAELGIGTHDKALITGEVLEDEKVIGTVHIAFGDNKSMGGTIRVASHLDGVIKEPTVIADGDMIMDKGKLLIF